A window from Thermoanaerobaculia bacterium encodes these proteins:
- a CDS encoding BlaI/MecI/CopY family transcriptional regulator, which translates to MARLSKAETRILEQCWRLGTCSVREILDALPEDERVAYTTVQTLVYRLEQKGALRKVKKVGNAQLFEPAIDQRQYRSGLVRDLLELFGGSPRLLVSNLLETGTITLKDLKTLQDAAAERGGRGRGGKGHA; encoded by the coding sequence ATGGCCCGCCTTTCGAAAGCCGAAACACGGATTCTCGAGCAGTGCTGGAGGCTCGGGACCTGCTCGGTCCGCGAGATCCTCGACGCTCTGCCCGAGGACGAGCGCGTCGCCTACACGACCGTCCAGACTCTCGTCTACCGGCTGGAGCAGAAGGGCGCGCTGCGCAAGGTCAAAAAGGTCGGCAACGCCCAATTGTTCGAGCCCGCGATCGACCAGAGGCAGTACCGCAGCGGACTGGTTCGCGACCTCCTGGAGTTGTTCGGGGGATCTCCGCGCCTCCTCGTGTCCAATCTCCTCGAGACGGGGACGATCACGCTGAAGGATCTGAAAACCCTTCAGGACGCGGCGGCGGAGAGGGGCGGCCGCGGCCGCGGAGGAAAAGGCCATGCTTGA